One window from the genome of Enterobacter asburiae encodes:
- the fabI gene encoding enoyl-ACP reductase FabI, translating into MGFLSGKRILVTGVASKLSIAYGIAQAMHREGAELAFTYQNDKLKGRVEEFAAQLGSSIVLECDVAQDESIDGMFAELAKAWPKFDGFVHSIGFAPGDQLDGDYVNAVTRDGFKIAHDISSYSFVAMAKSCRAMLNPGAALLTLSYLGAERAIPNYNVMGLAKASLEANVRYMANAMGPEGVRVNAISAGPIRTLAASGIKDFRKMLAHCEAVTPIRRTVTIEDVGNSAAFLCSDLSAGISGEVVHVDGGFNIAAMNELEIK; encoded by the coding sequence ATGGGTTTTCTTTCCGGTAAGCGCATTCTGGTAACTGGCGTTGCCAGTAAACTGTCCATCGCATACGGCATCGCACAGGCAATGCATCGCGAAGGCGCTGAGCTGGCGTTCACCTACCAGAACGACAAGCTGAAAGGCCGTGTTGAAGAGTTTGCCGCGCAGCTGGGTTCCAGCATTGTTCTGGAATGTGACGTTGCACAAGACGAAAGCATCGACGGCATGTTTGCTGAACTGGCAAAAGCATGGCCGAAATTCGACGGTTTCGTTCACTCCATTGGCTTCGCTCCTGGCGACCAGCTGGACGGCGACTACGTGAACGCGGTTACCCGTGATGGCTTCAAAATCGCTCACGACATCAGCTCCTACAGCTTCGTGGCGATGGCGAAATCCTGCCGCGCGATGCTGAACCCGGGCGCAGCCCTGCTGACCCTGTCCTACCTGGGCGCTGAACGTGCTATCCCTAACTACAACGTTATGGGTCTGGCTAAAGCGTCTCTGGAAGCGAACGTACGCTACATGGCGAACGCAATGGGTCCTGAAGGCGTGCGCGTTAACGCCATCTCTGCAGGTCCTATCCGCACCCTGGCCGCTTCCGGTATTAAAGATTTCCGTAAAATGCTGGCACACTGCGAAGCGGTTACCCCGATTCGTCGTACCGTTACCATTGAAGATGTGGGTAACTCTGCAGCATTCCTGTGCTCTGACCTTTCCGCTGGTATCTCCGGCGAAGTGGTTCACGTTGACGGCGGCTTCAATATCGCTGCAATGAACGAGCTGGAAATTAAATAA
- a CDS encoding multidrug efflux RND transporter permease subunit yields the protein MPHFFIERPVFAWVVALFIVLAGLLSIPRLPVAQYPAVAPPGIIISVSYPGASPDIMNTSVVSLIEREISGVDNLLYFESSSDTTGSASITVTFKPGTDIKLAQMDLQNQIKIVEPRLPQAVRQNGINVEAANSGFLMMVGLKSTTGQFEEADLSDYFARNVSDELRRVPGVGKVQLFGGEKALRIWLDPMKLHSYGLSVSDVLTAVGQQNALVSPGKTGDEPTAAGQGVTYPITVKGQLSSVEAFRNITLKSDASGARLKLSDIARIESGLQSYAFGIRENGVPATAAAIQLSPGANAMSTASGVRARIDELSRVLPDGMTFTVPFDTAPFVKLSIVKVVQTFVEAMVLVFLVMLLFLHKIRCTLIPAIVAPVALLGTFTVMLLSGYSINILTMFGMVLAIGIIVDDAIVVVENVERLMEEKSLSPRDATRQAMQEITPAIIGITLVLTAVFIPMGFAEGSVGIIYRQFCISMAVSILLSAFLALTLTPALCATLLKPHKAGKSGSGRFAARFNARFRSLTVCYEAGLGAVLKRTGRMLLLYVALCAALFLGLSSLPSSFLPDEDQGYFMSSIQLPSDATMQRTLNVVKKFEEEIAARPDIESNIMILGFGFSGSGPNSAMAFTTLKDWKNRQGSTAQDEADHIQASMANVSDAVTMSLLPPAISDMGTSSGFTWYVQDRAGLGYEALKRAADALVLQANERPELSDVYIDGLPEGTSLALQVDREKAEAMGVSFDEINQTLSVTLGSNYVNDYTNSGRVQQVIIQADAPYRMQPEQILTLSVKNRMGQMVPVSTFATLSWNVAPQQLTRYQGYSAIRITGSAAPGESSGTAMKVMESLSRDLPQGMAGEWAGSSLQERKSESQLPGLIVLSILVVFMVLAALYESWSIPFAVMLVVPLGLIGAVIAVSVADMTNDVFFKVGLITLIGLSAKNAILIVEFARQLHREGQPLLAATVHAASQRLRPILMTSLAFTLGVVPLMLASGASDSTQHAIGTGVFGGMISGTLLAIFFVPVFFIVIARFVDNIRKA from the coding sequence ATGCCTCATTTTTTTATCGAACGCCCCGTTTTCGCCTGGGTAGTGGCGCTGTTTATCGTTCTGGCGGGACTTCTGTCTATTCCCCGTTTACCGGTTGCGCAGTATCCGGCGGTGGCACCGCCGGGAATCATTATTTCCGTCAGTTACCCGGGTGCCAGCCCCGATATCATGAATACGTCGGTGGTGTCGTTAATCGAGCGCGAAATCTCTGGAGTCGATAACTTGCTCTATTTCGAATCATCCAGTGACACAACCGGTTCGGCATCGATTACCGTCACGTTTAAACCGGGCACGGACATCAAGCTGGCGCAGATGGACCTGCAGAATCAGATTAAGATCGTCGAGCCTCGTCTGCCTCAGGCGGTAAGACAAAACGGCATTAACGTCGAGGCCGCTAACTCTGGCTTTTTGATGATGGTGGGGCTGAAGTCCACGACAGGTCAATTTGAGGAAGCTGATTTAAGTGACTATTTTGCCAGAAACGTCAGTGACGAGCTTCGCCGCGTGCCCGGCGTAGGGAAAGTTCAGCTGTTTGGTGGCGAAAAAGCGCTGCGCATCTGGCTGGATCCCATGAAGCTCCATAGCTATGGGCTTTCGGTAAGTGATGTTCTTACCGCCGTTGGCCAGCAAAATGCCCTGGTTTCGCCCGGTAAAACGGGAGATGAGCCCACAGCTGCAGGACAAGGGGTAACGTATCCCATCACCGTGAAGGGACAACTCTCCTCGGTCGAGGCGTTCAGGAATATCACCCTGAAATCTGACGCATCCGGCGCCCGCCTGAAACTGTCCGACATTGCACGGATTGAATCTGGCCTGCAAAGCTACGCCTTTGGTATTCGCGAAAATGGCGTGCCCGCAACGGCGGCGGCAATTCAGCTTTCGCCAGGCGCCAACGCAATGAGTACGGCTTCAGGCGTGCGCGCGCGCATCGACGAGCTTTCCCGGGTGTTACCCGACGGAATGACGTTTACGGTTCCCTTCGATACCGCGCCGTTTGTGAAACTTTCTATCGTGAAGGTTGTTCAGACATTTGTGGAAGCGATGGTCCTCGTCTTCCTGGTTATGCTGCTGTTTCTGCACAAGATACGCTGTACGCTTATCCCGGCGATTGTTGCTCCCGTCGCACTTCTTGGCACCTTCACGGTGATGCTGTTGAGCGGATACTCCATCAATATTCTGACGATGTTCGGCATGGTGCTGGCGATAGGGATTATCGTTGATGATGCCATTGTGGTCGTAGAAAACGTTGAACGGCTGATGGAGGAAAAAAGCCTGTCCCCGCGTGACGCCACGCGGCAAGCCATGCAGGAAATCACCCCGGCGATTATAGGGATCACGCTGGTGCTAACCGCCGTCTTTATCCCCATGGGGTTTGCCGAAGGATCCGTCGGGATTATCTACCGACAATTTTGTATTTCCATGGCGGTATCCATACTGCTGTCCGCGTTTCTTGCCCTGACGCTGACGCCCGCCCTGTGCGCAACGTTACTCAAGCCGCACAAGGCAGGAAAGAGCGGAAGTGGACGGTTCGCGGCCAGGTTTAACGCGCGCTTCCGTTCGCTCACCGTCTGTTACGAAGCCGGGCTGGGAGCCGTTCTGAAGCGAACCGGACGGATGCTGCTCCTGTACGTTGCGCTTTGCGCTGCGCTGTTTTTAGGATTGTCTTCGTTACCGTCGTCCTTTCTGCCGGACGAAGATCAGGGCTACTTTATGTCCTCAATCCAGCTGCCTTCTGATGCCACGATGCAGCGCACCCTCAACGTGGTTAAAAAATTTGAAGAGGAAATTGCGGCCCGGCCGGATATTGAAAGCAATATTATGATCCTGGGGTTTGGATTTTCAGGTTCAGGGCCGAATTCGGCTATGGCCTTCACCACGCTGAAGGACTGGAAAAACCGGCAGGGCTCGACGGCTCAGGATGAAGCCGACCATATACAGGCCAGCATGGCGAACGTCTCTGATGCCGTCACGATGAGCCTGCTCCCGCCGGCCATTTCGGATATGGGCACCTCCTCGGGGTTCACCTGGTACGTGCAGGACAGAGCGGGTCTGGGCTACGAGGCGTTAAAGCGCGCTGCCGACGCGCTGGTCCTGCAAGCCAATGAACGTCCTGAACTGAGTGACGTGTATATAGACGGTCTTCCGGAAGGAACAAGCCTTGCGCTCCAGGTGGACAGAGAAAAGGCGGAAGCGATGGGCGTCTCATTTGATGAAATCAACCAGACGCTCTCCGTCACCCTGGGCTCAAATTACGTCAATGACTATACGAATAGCGGCCGCGTTCAGCAGGTGATCATTCAGGCCGATGCGCCCTACCGAATGCAGCCTGAGCAGATACTGACGTTATCTGTGAAAAACCGGATGGGTCAGATGGTACCGGTATCGACGTTTGCCACGCTTTCCTGGAACGTTGCGCCGCAGCAGTTGACGCGTTACCAGGGATATTCTGCTATTCGCATTACCGGAAGTGCGGCCCCGGGAGAGTCCAGCGGCACCGCAATGAAGGTGATGGAGAGTTTGTCCCGAGATTTACCGCAGGGCATGGCGGGCGAGTGGGCCGGGAGTTCATTGCAGGAGCGAAAATCGGAGTCTCAGCTTCCGGGCCTTATCGTCCTGTCGATACTGGTCGTATTTATGGTTCTCGCCGCGCTGTATGAGAGCTGGTCTATTCCTTTTGCGGTCATGCTGGTGGTTCCGCTGGGCCTTATCGGCGCCGTGATAGCGGTGTCTGTTGCCGACATGACGAATGACGTTTTCTTTAAGGTCGGCCTGATCACGCTTATCGGCCTGTCGGCCAAGAACGCCATTTTGATTGTTGAATTTGCCAGGCAGCTCCATCGCGAAGGACAGCCCCTGCTGGCGGCAACCGTTCACGCCGCCAGCCAGCGCCTGCGCCCCATTCTGATGACCTCGTTAGCCTTCACTTTAGGGGTTGTTCCCTTGATGCTGGCCAGTGGTGCGAGCGACAGTACGCAGCACGCCATCGGTACCGGCGTATTTGGCGGCATGATCAGCGGTACGCTTCTCGCGATCTTCTTCGTACCGGTTTTCTTTATCGTCATTGCGCGTTTTGTCGACAACATCAGGAAAGCGTGA
- a CDS encoding ABC transporter six-transmembrane domain-containing protein yields MMNRNNNLRSSEPAGVMHSLKKLAIRHRKKLAVTFFLVVAENVTFLLYPVLAGIAINAILAGETLNAALYGLMVLCMWFIGAARRSIDTRTFARIYAGLAVSVVLAQRKYQLNHSAIAARVTLSREYVDFFEMHLPLLITSLSSLFGAAIMLLFIEFWAGVMCFAIVFILLGFVSGYARKNEWLFMRLNNRLEKEVDYVHKAGTATLHRHYATLARLRIALSDREAWGYLWVGVLVAALFTLTIVWMTRSTGITAGHIYSVMTYMWMFATSLDDAPQLLEKFSQLRDIGKRVSTDDEIHVTGR; encoded by the coding sequence ATGATGAACCGTAATAATAATCTTCGTTCTTCTGAACCTGCCGGTGTGATGCACTCGCTTAAAAAACTCGCGATACGACACCGAAAAAAACTGGCTGTCACTTTCTTCCTGGTGGTGGCCGAAAACGTGACGTTTTTACTTTATCCCGTTCTGGCAGGCATCGCGATAAATGCCATCCTCGCAGGTGAGACGCTTAACGCCGCGCTGTATGGCCTGATGGTACTTTGTATGTGGTTCATCGGCGCGGCCAGACGCAGCATCGACACGCGCACGTTTGCACGCATTTATGCCGGACTCGCGGTATCCGTCGTCCTGGCACAGCGCAAATATCAGCTAAACCATTCGGCAATCGCCGCCAGAGTCACGCTCTCGCGCGAATATGTGGATTTCTTTGAAATGCACCTTCCCCTGCTGATTACATCGCTGAGCTCACTTTTTGGTGCCGCCATCATGTTGCTGTTTATTGAATTTTGGGCCGGCGTCATGTGCTTTGCGATTGTATTTATCCTGCTCGGATTTGTCTCCGGATATGCCCGTAAAAATGAATGGCTATTCATGCGCCTGAATAATCGGCTGGAAAAAGAAGTGGATTATGTTCATAAGGCTGGCACGGCGACCCTTCACCGACATTACGCCACGCTGGCGCGTTTACGTATCGCATTATCTGACCGCGAGGCGTGGGGCTATTTGTGGGTTGGCGTACTTGTTGCCGCGCTTTTTACACTGACCATCGTCTGGATGACGCGCTCAACCGGCATCACCGCCGGGCATATTTATTCCGTGATGACCTACATGTGGATGTTCGCGACGAGCCTCGATGACGCACCGCAGCTTCTTGAGAAATTTTCGCAGCTCAGGGATATCGGTAAACGCGTATCCACTGATGATGAAATTCACGTAACTGGACGTTAA
- the crrC gene encoding colistin resistant protein CrrC, protein MELSKYFSPKKLGIYSLFLLLSWGLLYTWLVLVHRMDEKVASTLLSSPIIYGCIALSVVSLIIQNKAGALTELLVIAFWLIVIFVYLIITFTVLLNAIPDLEDLVFYYECYLIIFFGGAPLYLIMRMI, encoded by the coding sequence ATGGAACTTTCAAAATATTTCTCTCCTAAAAAACTGGGCATATATTCCCTGTTTCTGCTGCTGTCTTGGGGATTACTTTATACCTGGCTGGTGCTGGTGCACAGAATGGATGAAAAAGTCGCCTCGACGCTGCTCTCTTCACCCATTATCTATGGCTGCATCGCATTGTCGGTGGTCTCTTTAATAATCCAAAATAAAGCTGGCGCGTTGACGGAGCTGCTTGTCATCGCCTTCTGGCTAATAGTGATTTTTGTCTATCTCATTATTACGTTCACCGTGCTGTTAAACGCGATACCCGATCTCGAGGATCTGGTCTTTTACTACGAGTGTTATTTGATCATTTTTTTTGGCGGAGCACCGCTGTACCTCATTATGAGAATGATTTGA
- a CDS encoding response regulator, whose translation MHKNTLILIVEDEDEIADILMSYLERSGMKTLRARQGEQAITLNRLHKPDLILLDIHLPVCDGWSVLTTLRQESSVPVIMVSALDQDVDKLMGLRLGADDYVIKPFNPSEVVARVEAVLRRTKTALQQAGSLPLRTPFITVYPDDFYVEVTVGEEVISPVLTTTEFKLLTWLMRYPRKVCSREELLNACLPEGDALDRTVDSHMSKLRKKLELAGLYGVPESIRGMGYRLGEKK comes from the coding sequence ATGCACAAAAATACGCTGATCCTTATTGTTGAAGATGAAGACGAAATCGCCGATATACTGATGAGCTACTTAGAGCGTTCGGGAATGAAAACGCTCAGAGCCAGGCAGGGCGAGCAGGCCATAACGCTCAATCGACTCCATAAACCGGATCTCATATTGCTGGACATTCACCTGCCCGTATGTGACGGCTGGAGCGTACTTACCACGCTTCGTCAGGAAAGTTCTGTCCCGGTCATTATGGTTTCCGCTCTCGATCAGGATGTCGATAAGCTCATGGGGCTGAGGCTGGGCGCGGATGATTACGTGATCAAACCCTTCAACCCTTCTGAGGTTGTCGCACGGGTTGAGGCGGTGCTGCGCAGAACAAAAACTGCGCTTCAGCAGGCGGGTTCCCTGCCGCTCAGAACGCCCTTTATTACGGTCTATCCGGATGATTTCTACGTGGAAGTCACCGTGGGAGAAGAGGTTATCTCCCCGGTATTAACAACGACCGAATTTAAATTACTTACCTGGCTGATGCGATATCCGAGAAAGGTCTGTTCCCGCGAAGAGTTACTCAACGCGTGTCTGCCGGAAGGTGACGCGCTCGACAGAACCGTCGACAGCCATATGAGCAAGTTGCGTAAAAAACTGGAGCTTGCCGGCCTTTACGGTGTTCCCGAGAGCATCAGAGGCATGGGCTACCGGCTTGGGGAAAAGAAATGA
- a CDS encoding ATP-binding protein, whose translation MNRESVLSRQILTYMLLLTFTIIAIAILGSWFFYSFILDHLPGGPAAGDDEQMTMWDWVWIGTATTISMIIALFFTVKLSSRILTPLNAVASSLKRISQGDLDARAFCASSRLGEINHLVTDFNEMAEKLQTLDIQRKSWNAAIAHELRTPVTILRGRLQGLVDGVFTPDPVLFNNLLKQTEGLTRLIEDLRVVSSNGGAGYTLCQSRTDLKGTIQDALDTFMPEFNRKAFTVNTELREQQCVFDPLRINQCLTVLFDNALHYSTSRKLIVKNGVSDKGNYILIQDGGPGIPREFHDFLFQPFQRDNGARHVNPEGCGLGLSVVKAIMLAHGGDVTYTLSTQNHSIFKLTWPDS comes from the coding sequence ATGAACAGAGAGTCTGTCCTGAGTCGTCAGATCTTAACGTATATGCTGTTGCTGACGTTTACGATAATTGCCATCGCCATACTCGGCTCCTGGTTTTTTTACTCCTTTATTCTGGATCACCTCCCGGGCGGCCCTGCTGCGGGCGATGACGAGCAGATGACGATGTGGGACTGGGTGTGGATTGGGACCGCGACTACGATCAGTATGATTATTGCCCTCTTTTTCACGGTCAAACTGTCATCCCGAATACTCACCCCGCTAAACGCGGTAGCGTCCAGCCTGAAAAGGATTTCTCAGGGCGATCTGGACGCACGGGCATTTTGCGCCAGTTCCCGGCTGGGTGAAATCAATCACCTTGTGACGGATTTCAATGAAATGGCGGAAAAATTACAGACCCTGGATATTCAGAGAAAATCCTGGAATGCCGCTATTGCGCATGAGCTGAGAACGCCGGTCACGATTTTACGCGGACGGCTTCAGGGGTTGGTTGACGGTGTTTTTACCCCGGACCCGGTACTGTTTAATAATCTTCTCAAACAGACGGAAGGGTTAACCCGTCTGATTGAAGATCTCCGGGTTGTCAGTTCGAATGGCGGGGCGGGATACACGCTGTGCCAGTCAAGAACGGATCTAAAAGGGACAATACAGGATGCACTCGATACATTCATGCCCGAGTTCAACCGTAAGGCATTTACCGTCAATACAGAACTGAGGGAGCAGCAATGCGTATTCGATCCGTTACGCATCAATCAGTGTCTGACCGTTTTATTTGACAATGCCTTACACTATTCAACCTCGCGCAAACTCATCGTGAAAAATGGCGTTTCTGATAAAGGCAATTATATTCTTATTCAGGACGGGGGACCGGGCATCCCCAGGGAGTTTCATGATTTCTTATTTCAGCCCTTTCAGCGCGATAATGGCGCCAGACATGTGAACCCGGAAGGCTGTGGTTTGGGCTTGTCGGTGGTAAAAGCCATCATGCTGGCTCATGGTGGCGATGTTACCTATACCTTATCGACGCAAAACCACTCGATATTTAAGCTCACCTGGCCCGACTCGTGA
- a CDS encoding ATP-grasp fold amidoligase family protein yields MNTSTYVLKYTEYLIRKCRSFLMTDLHFHTVRLRKTSGKTPDIQSPTTLSEKICHRLVYDHNNLYTMLADKLAVRAYVSSRTTRVKTVPLIGVYSRPSQIDFSVLPDKFVLKCNHDSGSTIICTNKAQFNVGEACKKLSLALKKNLYYTTREWQYKNITPSILCEPFVDLFDDADRNTTPEMLRIHCFHGVAHYVEADFTDDNGNGFINVYDRHWNLQPFQMEYPNTSADPGEPVLFRQALLASQELADGIDYCRVDLMLKKDEIFFSEITLSPRRGKLTITPQEWDAKLGKIWHLSPAGAFDLPLKLTSRAR; encoded by the coding sequence ATGAACACCAGCACTTACGTTCTAAAATACACCGAGTATCTCATCAGAAAATGCCGCTCATTTTTAATGACGGACCTGCACTTTCATACTGTGAGGCTCAGGAAAACATCCGGGAAAACCCCTGACATTCAATCACCCACGACGTTGAGTGAAAAAATATGTCATCGTCTGGTTTATGACCATAATAACCTCTACACGATGCTCGCTGATAAACTCGCCGTTCGGGCATACGTTTCCTCCAGAACAACTCGCGTGAAAACGGTGCCATTAATTGGTGTGTATTCCCGGCCGTCGCAGATTGATTTTTCAGTACTCCCTGACAAATTCGTCCTTAAGTGCAACCATGACAGTGGCAGCACAATAATATGTACAAATAAAGCGCAATTTAATGTCGGGGAAGCGTGTAAAAAGCTGAGCCTCGCGTTAAAGAAAAATTTGTACTACACCACGCGCGAATGGCAATACAAAAACATTACGCCGAGTATACTTTGCGAGCCGTTTGTCGATCTCTTCGATGATGCTGACAGAAATACAACGCCCGAAATGCTGAGGATCCATTGCTTTCACGGCGTTGCCCACTATGTTGAAGCGGATTTTACGGATGATAACGGCAACGGTTTTATCAACGTTTATGACAGGCACTGGAACTTACAACCCTTCCAGATGGAATATCCGAATACTTCAGCAGATCCAGGCGAACCGGTCTTGTTCCGACAGGCATTGCTGGCGTCCCAGGAGCTGGCGGATGGAATTGACTACTGCCGCGTTGACCTGATGCTAAAGAAAGATGAAATCTTTTTCAGTGAAATAACCCTAAGCCCGAGACGCGGTAAACTGACGATTACCCCGCAGGAATGGGATGCTAAGTTAGGGAAAATATGGCATTTATCGCCGGCAGGCGCATTTGACCTGCCGCTGAAACTCACGAGTCGGGCCAGGTGA
- the sapF gene encoding putrescine export ABC transporter ATP-binding protein SapF gives MVETLLEVRNLSKTFRYRTGLFHRQTVDAVKPLSFTLREKQTLAIIGENGSGKSTLAKMLAGMVEPTAGEVLIDDHPLTFGDYSFRSQRIRMIFQDPSTSLNPRQRISQILDFPLRLNTDLEPEARRKRVFETLRMVGLLPDHESYYPHMLAPGQKQRLGLARALILRPKVIIADEALASLDMSMRSQLINLMLELQEKQGISYIYVTQHLGMMKHISDQVMVMHQGEVVERGSTADVMASPLHELTKRLIAGHFGEALTADAWRKDR, from the coding sequence ATGGTCGAAACCTTACTGGAAGTTCGCAACCTGAGTAAGACCTTTCGCTACCGCACGGGGCTGTTTCATCGTCAAACTGTCGACGCGGTGAAGCCGCTGAGCTTTACGCTGCGTGAAAAACAGACCCTGGCGATCATCGGCGAGAACGGTTCCGGGAAATCCACCCTGGCGAAAATGCTCGCCGGCATGGTTGAACCGACTGCAGGCGAAGTGTTGATTGACGATCATCCTCTGACGTTCGGCGATTACTCTTTCCGCAGCCAGCGCATCCGCATGATCTTCCAGGATCCTTCTACCTCGCTTAATCCGCGCCAGCGTATTTCGCAGATCCTCGATTTTCCGCTGCGTCTGAACACCGACCTGGAGCCGGAGGCGCGCCGTAAGCGCGTATTTGAAACCCTGCGTATGGTTGGCCTGTTACCGGACCACGAAAGCTACTACCCGCATATGCTGGCCCCCGGCCAGAAACAGCGTCTGGGTCTGGCGCGTGCATTGATTTTGCGGCCAAAAGTGATCATTGCGGATGAAGCGCTTGCCTCGCTGGATATGTCGATGCGCTCACAGCTGATTAACCTGATGCTGGAATTGCAGGAAAAACAGGGGATCTCGTATATCTACGTCACCCAACATCTGGGAATGATGAAGCACATCAGCGATCAGGTGATGGTCATGCACCAGGGAGAAGTTGTCGAACGCGGCAGCACGGCGGATGTGATGGCCTCCCCACTTCATGAGCTGACGAAACGACTGATTGCCGGTCATTTCGGCGAAGCATTAACCGCCGATGCATGGCGCAAAGACCGTTAA
- the sapD gene encoding putrescine export ABC transporter ATP-binding protein SapD, with translation MPLLDIRNLTIEFKTGEGWVKAVDRISITLAEGEIRGLVGESGSGKSLIAKAICGVAKDNWRVTADRMRFDDIDLLRLSPRERRKLVGHNVSMIFQEPQSCLDPSERVGKQLMQNIPGWTYKGRWWQRVGWRKRRAIELLHRVGIKDHKDAMRSFPYELTDGECQKVMIAIALANQPRLLIADEPTNAMEPTTQAQIFRLLSRLNQNNNTTILLISHDLQMLSKWADKIDVMYCGQTVETAPSEDLINAPHHPYTQALIRAIPDFGSAMPHKSRLNTLPGAIPLLESLPIGCRLGPRCPYAQRKCIETPRLTGAKNHLYACHFPLNMERE, from the coding sequence ATGCCGCTTCTTGATATTCGCAACCTCACCATCGAATTCAAAACCGGTGAAGGCTGGGTTAAAGCCGTCGATCGCATCAGCATCACCCTCGCGGAGGGTGAAATTCGCGGGCTGGTGGGGGAATCCGGCTCGGGAAAAAGCCTGATTGCCAAGGCTATCTGCGGCGTGGCGAAAGACAACTGGCGCGTGACCGCAGACCGTATGCGTTTTGATGATATCGATCTGCTGCGCCTCTCCCCCCGCGAGCGGCGTAAGCTGGTCGGACATAACGTCTCGATGATTTTCCAGGAACCGCAGTCCTGTCTCGATCCGTCCGAACGCGTGGGTAAGCAGCTCATGCAGAACATTCCCGGCTGGACCTATAAAGGCCGCTGGTGGCAACGCGTTGGCTGGCGCAAGCGTCGCGCCATTGAGCTTTTACACCGCGTTGGGATTAAAGATCACAAAGATGCGATGCGCAGCTTCCCTTATGAGCTGACCGACGGCGAATGTCAGAAAGTGATGATTGCCATCGCGCTGGCCAATCAGCCGCGTCTGCTGATTGCGGATGAACCGACGAATGCGATGGAACCCACCACGCAGGCGCAAATTTTCCGCCTGCTGTCGCGCCTCAACCAGAATAACAACACCACCATTTTGCTGATCAGCCATGACCTGCAAATGCTCAGCAAATGGGCGGATAAAATTGATGTGATGTATTGCGGGCAAACGGTCGAAACCGCGCCGAGTGAAGATCTGATTAACGCCCCGCATCATCCGTATACGCAGGCGCTCATCCGCGCCATTCCGGATTTTGGCAGCGCCATGCCGCATAAAAGCCGCCTGAATACCCTGCCGGGGGCGATCCCGCTGCTGGAATCCCTGCCGATAGGCTGTCGTCTGGGGCCGCGGTGCCCTTATGCTCAGCGTAAATGTATCGAGACGCCGCGCCTGACCGGTGCCAAAAATCATCTTTACGCCTGTCATTTCCCGCTGAACATGGAGAGAGAGTGA
- the sapC gene encoding putrescine export ABC transporter permease SapC: protein MPYDSVYSEKRTPGVLRTVWRKFYGDTTAMIGLYGCAGLVLLCVFGSWFAPYGIDQQFLGYQLLPPSWSRYGEVSFFLGTDDLGRDVLSRLLSGAAPTVGGAFVVTLAATICGLALGIFAGSTHGLRSAVLNHILDTLLSIPSLLLAIIVVAFAGPHLSHAMFAVWLAILPRIVRSVYSMVHDELEKEYVVAARLDGATTFNILWFAVLPNIAAGLVTEITRALSMAILDIAALGFLDLGAQLPSPEWGAMLGDALELIYVAPWTVMLPGAAIMVSVLLINLLGDGIRRAINAGVQ, encoded by the coding sequence ATGCCTTACGATAGCGTATACAGTGAAAAGCGCACGCCCGGTGTGCTGCGCACCGTGTGGCGTAAATTCTATGGTGATACCACGGCAATGATCGGCCTTTACGGCTGTGCCGGCCTGGTGTTGCTTTGCGTCTTTGGCTCGTGGTTTGCGCCGTACGGCATCGACCAGCAGTTCCTTGGCTATCAGTTGCTGCCGCCGTCCTGGTCGCGCTACGGCGAAGTCTCTTTCTTCCTGGGAACGGACGACCTTGGACGTGACGTGTTGAGCCGTCTGCTGAGCGGTGCAGCCCCGACGGTGGGCGGCGCATTTGTGGTGACGCTCGCGGCAACGATCTGTGGGCTGGCGCTTGGTATTTTTGCAGGATCCACGCACGGCCTGCGTTCGGCGGTGCTTAACCACATTCTGGATACGCTGCTGTCGATCCCGTCCCTGCTGCTGGCGATCATTGTTGTTGCCTTTGCCGGTCCGCATCTGTCGCATGCCATGTTCGCCGTCTGGCTGGCTATCCTGCCCCGCATCGTGCGCTCGGTTTACAGCATGGTGCATGATGAGCTGGAAAAAGAGTACGTCGTCGCAGCCCGTCTGGACGGCGCGACGACCTTCAACATTCTGTGGTTTGCCGTGCTGCCCAACATCGCCGCCGGACTGGTCACCGAGATCACCCGCGCCCTGTCGATGGCGATCCTGGACATCGCGGCACTCGGCTTCCTCGACCTCGGTGCACAGCTGCCGTCACCCGAATGGGGTGCGATGCTCGGCGACGCGCTGGAACTCATCTACGTGGCACCGTGGACGGTCATGCTGCCGGGTGCGGCCATTATGGTGAGCGTGCTGCTCATCAACCTGCTGGGCGACGGTATTCGCCGTGCAATTAACGCGGGGGTGCAATAA